One genomic region from Haloterrigena gelatinilytica encodes:
- a CDS encoding helix-turn-helix domain-containing protein, translating into MTNCSSRGLLRVLDERGAVEVGTLAATLDEHPVTVTQVCYDLQSDGHVRQVSGGVYTITEDGRRYLTTLSE; encoded by the coding sequence ATGACCAACTGCTCGAGTCGAGGGCTCTTACGGGTGCTCGACGAGCGCGGCGCGGTCGAAGTGGGGACGCTAGCGGCCACGCTTGACGAGCATCCGGTGACGGTGACGCAGGTGTGTTACGACCTCCAGTCGGACGGCCACGTGCGACAGGTCTCGGGGGGCGTCTACACGATCACCGAGGACGGCCGACGGTATCTCACGACGCTCTCGGAGTGA